Proteins found in one Bacillus subtilis subsp. subtilis str. 168 genomic segment:
- the pstBA gene encoding phosphate ABC transporter (ATP-binding protein) (Evidence 1a: Function from experimental evidences in the studied strain; PubMedId: 8760913, 9098050, 12897025, 15289558; Product type t: transporter): MSEQMVKEKPERAVIVPKQNHVLEVKDLSIYYGNKQAVHHVNMDIEKNAVTALIGPSGCGKSTFLRNINRMNDLIPSARAEGEILYEGLNILGGNINVVSLRREIGMVFQKPNPFPKSIYANITHALKYAGERNKAVLDEIVEESLTKAALWDEVKDRLHSSALSLSGGQQQRLCIARTLAMKPAVLLLDEPASALDPISNAKIEELITGLKREYSIIIVTHNMQQALRVSDRTAFFLNGELVEYGQTEQIFTSPKKQKTEDYINGKFG, encoded by the coding sequence ATGTCTGAACAAATGGTAAAAGAAAAACCTGAGCGAGCTGTTATTGTTCCGAAGCAGAACCACGTGCTTGAGGTCAAAGATCTGTCCATTTATTACGGAAATAAACAAGCCGTTCATCATGTAAACATGGATATTGAAAAAAATGCGGTGACTGCTTTAATTGGGCCGTCGGGATGCGGAAAATCTACTTTTTTGAGAAATATTAACCGAATGAACGATTTAATTCCATCTGCAAGAGCGGAAGGTGAAATCCTTTATGAGGGATTAAATATATTGGGCGGCAATATTAACGTTGTCAGCTTGAGAAGAGAAATCGGAATGGTTTTCCAAAAACCAAATCCATTTCCGAAATCGATCTATGCGAATATCACACATGCATTGAAATATGCCGGAGAGCGGAATAAAGCTGTTTTAGATGAAATTGTGGAAGAAAGTTTAACAAAAGCAGCGCTCTGGGATGAGGTGAAGGATCGTTTACATTCATCCGCACTCTCGTTATCCGGCGGCCAGCAGCAGCGTTTATGCATCGCGAGAACGCTTGCGATGAAGCCGGCTGTTCTTCTGCTTGATGAACCAGCTTCAGCGCTTGATCCGATTTCAAATGCAAAAATAGAGGAATTAATTACAGGATTGAAAAGAGAATACTCAATTATTATTGTCACGCACAATATGCAGCAGGCTCTGCGGGTTTCTGACCGGACGGCATTCTTTTTAAACGGCGAGCTTGTAGAATACGGACAGACCGAACAGATTTTCACGAGTCCGAAAAAGCAAAAGACAGAGGATTATATTAACGGGAAATTCGGATAG
- the pstC gene encoding phosphate ABC transporter (permease) (Evidence 1a: Function from experimental evidences in the studied strain; PubMedId: 9098050, 12897025, 15289558, 15849754, 16850406; Product type t : transporter) translates to MINNRENMSVSERLISSRQNRQLDEVRGRMIVTACALIMIAASVAITIFLGVKGLQSFLVNGVSPIEFLTSLNWNPTDSDPKYGVLPFIFGSFAVTILSALIAAPLGIAGAIFMTEIAPNWGKKVLQPVIELLVGIPSVVYGFIGLTVLVPFIAQFKSSGTGHSLLAGTIVLSVMILPTITSISADAMASLPKSLREGSYALGATRWQTIRKVLVPAAFPTLMTAVVLGMARAFGEALAVQMVIGNTRVLPESPFDTAGTLTTIITLNMGHTTYGSVENNTLWSMGLVLLVMSFLFILLIRYLSSRRKV, encoded by the coding sequence ATGATAAACAATAGAGAAAATATGTCTGTGAGCGAGCGCTTAATCAGCTCTAGGCAAAATCGGCAATTGGATGAAGTTCGGGGAAGAATGATAGTCACAGCTTGTGCACTGATTATGATTGCGGCATCTGTTGCGATTACCATTTTCCTCGGCGTTAAGGGGCTGCAATCTTTTCTTGTAAATGGTGTAAGCCCAATTGAATTCTTAACGAGCTTAAATTGGAATCCTACAGATAGTGATCCGAAATACGGAGTGCTGCCATTTATTTTTGGCTCATTTGCAGTAACGATTCTTTCTGCTCTAATCGCTGCGCCGCTTGGCATTGCAGGTGCGATTTTTATGACAGAGATTGCCCCGAATTGGGGAAAGAAAGTGCTGCAGCCGGTGATTGAGCTTTTAGTCGGTATTCCATCTGTTGTTTATGGATTCATAGGTCTTACAGTATTGGTGCCGTTTATCGCCCAGTTCAAATCGAGCGGAACAGGGCACAGTTTATTGGCGGGAACGATTGTCCTTTCCGTCATGATTCTGCCGACGATCACATCGATTTCTGCTGATGCAATGGCTTCTCTTCCGAAGAGTTTACGAGAGGGTTCTTACGCGCTTGGTGCCACAAGATGGCAGACGATCAGAAAAGTACTTGTGCCTGCAGCTTTTCCAACATTGATGACAGCTGTTGTGTTAGGCATGGCTCGGGCGTTCGGTGAAGCTTTGGCTGTTCAGATGGTCATTGGAAATACAAGAGTATTGCCGGAAAGCCCGTTTGACACTGCGGGAACGCTGACAACGATCATCACGCTGAATATGGGCCACACCACATACGGAAGTGTTGAAAACAATACGCTGTGGTCAATGGGGCTTGTGCTTCTGGTGATGTCATTCTTGTTCATCCTGCTTATTCGCTACTTGTCATCTAGGAGGAAAGTGTAA
- the pstS gene encoding phosphate ABC transporter (phosphate binding lipoprotein) (Evidence 1a: Function from experimental evidences in the studied strain; PubMedId: 9098050, 9593301, 10913081, 15289558, 21461370, 25355936; Product type t : transporter) produces the protein MKKNKLVLMLLMAAFMMIAAACGNAGESKKSNSDSAKGEEKASGSLTISGSSAMQPLVLAAAEKFMEENPDADIQVQAGGSGTGLSQVSEGAVQIGNSDVFAEEKEGIDAKALVDHQVAVVGMAAAVNPDAGVKDISKDELKKIFTGKIKNWKELGGKDQKITLVNRPDSSGTRATFVKYALDGAEPAEGITEDSSNTVKKIIADTPGAIGYLAFSYLTDDKVTALSIDGVKPEAKNVATGEYPIWAYQHSYTKGEATGLAKEFLDYLKSEDIQKSIVTDQGYIPVTDMKVTRDANGKQS, from the coding sequence ATGAAAAAAAACAAATTGGTGCTTATGCTTCTGATGGCTGCTTTTATGATGATTGCAGCTGCATGCGGAAATGCAGGAGAAAGTAAAAAATCGAATAGCGATTCTGCAAAAGGAGAAGAAAAGGCATCAGGTTCTTTAACCATTTCTGGTTCATCGGCAATGCAGCCACTAGTACTTGCAGCCGCGGAAAAATTTATGGAAGAAAACCCTGATGCTGATATACAGGTACAAGCTGGCGGTTCTGGAACAGGGCTTTCTCAAGTCTCTGAAGGAGCTGTTCAGATCGGGAATTCAGACGTTTTTGCTGAAGAAAAAGAAGGCATCGATGCAAAAGCGCTTGTCGATCATCAAGTCGCTGTAGTTGGTATGGCAGCAGCTGTAAACCCTGATGCTGGTGTAAAGGATATTTCAAAAGATGAATTGAAAAAAATCTTCACTGGCAAAATCAAAAACTGGAAAGAGCTCGGCGGCAAAGACCAAAAGATTACACTTGTAAACCGCCCTGATTCTTCCGGCACACGTGCTACATTTGTGAAATATGCGCTTGACGGAGCGGAGCCTGCAGAAGGCATTACTGAAGATTCCTCCAACACGGTGAAAAAGATCATTGCTGATACTCCGGGAGCGATTGGATATCTTGCATTCTCATATTTAACAGATGACAAAGTAACTGCTCTATCTATTGACGGTGTTAAACCTGAAGCGAAAAATGTAGCAACTGGCGAGTATCCGATCTGGGCTTATCAACATTCTTATACAAAAGGTGAAGCGACAGGTTTAGCTAAAGAATTTCTTGATTATCTAAAGAGTGAAGACATTCAAAAAAGCATTGTTACTGACCAAGGCTACATTCCGGTTACTGATATGAAAGTGACACGTGATGCCAACGGGAAGCAAAGCTGA
- the yqgE gene encoding putative efflux transporter (Evidence 3: Putative function from multiple computational evidences; PubMedId: 10960106, 15849754, 16850406; Product type t: transporter), which produces MSKLKKVIGDVDVNKGLLFLLTIGGLYSLGIALSNTFVNVYLWKQSGKFIDLAIYNLSIVTMQPITFYLAGRLAKKIDRVFILRFGVIFLAAFYLSVLLAGETAASRLVLIGAVLGVGYGFYWLAFNVLTFEITEPDTRDFFNGFMGILSSSAGMIGPIVAGFVISRLENNTGYTVIFSLSLSLFALAVVMSFFLKRRESKGRFMLSKVFGERHSNMNWRRITNAHFFQGLREGIFVFLISVFVFIETNSELALGTFGLVNSAVSFFAYYFASRLIKKKARKKSILLGGLILYGALFLILFHMSFSTLLTYGVFIAIGYPLLLVPYVSLTYDVIGRARHARKARIEYIVLREMFLNAGRIVSILCFLLIVALLKEDVGIPLSLAILGIGHPLIYYFVKDIRFKEKEGENETMEEDGQKRVTEPTLLKGER; this is translated from the coding sequence ATGAGCAAACTAAAAAAAGTGATAGGCGATGTAGACGTAAACAAAGGCTTACTCTTTCTGCTGACCATTGGCGGGCTTTACTCGCTGGGAATTGCACTGTCCAATACATTTGTTAATGTGTATCTTTGGAAGCAGTCAGGGAAATTTATTGATTTGGCGATATATAATTTATCCATTGTGACAATGCAGCCGATAACCTTTTATTTGGCTGGACGGTTAGCCAAAAAAATAGACAGGGTATTCATTTTAAGGTTCGGCGTCATTTTTTTAGCTGCCTTTTATTTAAGTGTGCTTTTAGCCGGAGAAACGGCGGCCAGCCGCCTCGTGCTAATCGGCGCGGTGCTCGGAGTTGGCTATGGCTTTTATTGGCTAGCGTTTAACGTGCTGACCTTTGAAATAACAGAGCCGGATACACGAGACTTTTTCAACGGGTTTATGGGCATTCTGTCTTCCTCTGCAGGAATGATCGGCCCGATTGTAGCCGGATTCGTGATCTCAAGGCTTGAAAATAATACGGGTTATACAGTGATTTTCAGTCTCTCCCTCAGTTTATTTGCCCTGGCTGTCGTGATGAGCTTTTTCTTAAAACGGAGAGAATCAAAGGGCCGTTTTATGCTGAGCAAAGTATTTGGAGAGCGCCATAGCAATATGAATTGGCGGAGAATCACGAATGCGCATTTTTTTCAGGGTTTGAGAGAAGGGATTTTTGTCTTTTTAATCAGTGTGTTTGTATTTATTGAGACAAACAGCGAGCTTGCTCTCGGTACATTCGGTCTTGTCAATTCAGCTGTTTCCTTCTTTGCCTACTACTTTGCATCCAGGCTGATTAAGAAAAAGGCGAGAAAAAAATCGATTTTGCTGGGCGGACTTATTTTGTATGGCGCGCTGTTTTTGATTCTGTTCCATATGAGCTTTTCGACATTATTAACGTACGGCGTTTTTATTGCCATCGGCTATCCTCTGTTGCTTGTGCCATATGTATCACTTACATATGATGTGATAGGGCGCGCGAGGCATGCCAGAAAAGCAAGAATTGAATATATCGTGCTTAGAGAAATGTTCTTGAACGCCGGCAGAATTGTTTCCATTTTGTGCTTTCTCCTGATTGTGGCCCTTCTGAAAGAGGATGTGGGAATTCCTTTGTCACTTGCGATATTGGGTATAGGACATCCTTTGATTTATTACTTTGTCAAGGATATTCGTTTTAAGGAGAAAGAAGGGGAAAATGAAACCATGGAAGAAGACGGCCAAAAACGGGTAACAGAACCGACCCTTTTAAAAGGCGAGAGATAA
- the sodA gene encoding superoxide dismutase (Mn[2+]-dependent) (Evidence 1a: Function from experimental evidences in the studied strain; PubMedId: 9393707, 9573176, 9658017, 10074093, 15897454, 18084079, 25445927; Product type e: enzyme) has protein sequence MAYELPELPYAYDALEPHIDKETMTIHHTKHHNTYVTNLNKAVEGNTALANKSVEELVADLDSVPENIRTAVRNNGGGHANHKLFWTLLSPNGGGEPTGALAEEINSVFGSFDKFKEQFAAAAAGRFGSGWAWLVVNNGKLEITSTPNQDSPLSEGKTPILGLDVWEHAYYLNYQNRRPDYISAFWNVVNWDEVARLYSEAK, from the coding sequence ATGGCTTACGAACTTCCAGAATTACCTTATGCGTACGATGCTTTAGAACCGCATATCGACAAGGAAACTATGACTATTCACCATACGAAACACCACAACACATACGTGACAAATTTAAACAAAGCGGTTGAAGGAAACACTGCTCTTGCCAACAAATCAGTTGAAGAGCTTGTTGCAGATCTTGATTCTGTTCCTGAAAACATCCGCACTGCAGTCCGCAACAACGGCGGCGGACACGCGAACCACAAATTATTCTGGACACTTTTATCTCCAAACGGCGGAGGCGAACCGACTGGCGCGCTTGCTGAAGAGATTAACAGTGTATTTGGAAGCTTTGACAAATTCAAAGAGCAATTCGCAGCAGCAGCAGCTGGACGCTTCGGTTCTGGCTGGGCATGGCTTGTTGTGAACAACGGTAAACTTGAAATCACAAGCACGCCAAACCAAGATTCTCCGCTTTCAGAAGGCAAAACGCCTATCTTAGGTCTTGACGTTTGGGAGCATGCTTACTACCTTAACTATCAAAACCGCCGTCCTGATTACATTTCAGCTTTCTGGAATGTTGTAAACTGGGACGAAGTGGCTCGTCTATACAGCGAAGCAAAATAA
- the yqgC gene encoding conserved integral inner membrane protein of unknown function (Evidence 4: Unknown function but conserved in other organisms; PubMedId: 15849754, 16850406; Product type m: membrane component): MDMLYWLLIAAVFIIAFIGLVYPVIPSVVFIVAGFVLYGFLFSFSPYSYMFWLVEAVFAAVLFAADYVSNLLGVKRFGGSKAAIWGSTIGLLIGPFVIPVAGIILGPFIGAVCAELIVHQKDLKSAFKIGLGSLIGFLTGVIAKGIIQLLMIGYFLWTVL, from the coding sequence ATGGATATGTTGTATTGGCTGTTGATTGCAGCGGTTTTTATCATTGCCTTTATCGGGCTGGTGTATCCTGTTATTCCTAGCGTAGTATTTATTGTTGCCGGATTTGTATTGTACGGATTTTTATTTTCATTCAGTCCGTATTCTTATATGTTCTGGCTTGTTGAGGCAGTTTTTGCCGCAGTATTATTCGCAGCAGATTACGTGTCGAATCTGCTTGGAGTAAAAAGGTTCGGAGGAAGCAAAGCTGCCATATGGGGAAGCACGATCGGTTTATTAATCGGGCCTTTTGTCATTCCGGTTGCAGGGATCATATTGGGGCCGTTTATCGGGGCTGTTTGCGCAGAACTTATCGTCCATCAGAAGGACTTAAAGTCAGCGTTTAAAATTGGCCTCGGCTCACTCATTGGTTTTTTAACAGGGGTTATTGCAAAGGGCATCATACAGCTTTTGATGATCGGTTACTTTTTATGGACGGTCCTATAA
- the pstA gene encoding phosphate ABC transporter (permease) (Evidence 1a: Function from experimental evidences in the studied strain; PubMedId: 9098050, 12897025, 15289558, 15849754, 16850406; Product type t : transporter), with protein MNRKITDKLATGMFGLCAAIIAAILVGLFSYIIINGVSQLSFQFITTKSSAIAAGGGIRDQLFNSFYILFITMLITIPLGVGGGVFMAEYAPNNKVTDFIRTCIEVLSSLPSIVIGMFGLLMFVNLTGWGYTIIGGALALTVFNLPVMVRVTEDAIRSVPKDLKEASLALGVSRWHTVKTVLIPSAIPSIITGAILASGRVFGEAAALLFTAGLTTPRLNFTEWNPFSETSPLNIFRPAETLAVHIWNVNTQGMIPDAEAIANGGSAVLVISVLVFNLAARWLGTMIYKKLTAN; from the coding sequence ATGAACCGCAAAATAACAGATAAACTGGCGACCGGAATGTTTGGTTTGTGTGCAGCCATTATCGCTGCCATTTTAGTAGGTTTGTTTTCCTATATTATTATAAACGGTGTTTCTCAGCTCAGTTTTCAATTTATTACAACAAAGTCGAGCGCCATTGCAGCTGGAGGAGGCATACGAGATCAGCTGTTTAACTCCTTTTATATTTTGTTTATTACAATGCTGATTACAATCCCGCTCGGTGTGGGCGGCGGAGTCTTCATGGCTGAATACGCGCCTAATAACAAAGTAACTGACTTCATTAGAACATGTATAGAGGTGCTTTCATCTCTTCCGTCTATTGTCATTGGGATGTTTGGATTATTGATGTTTGTCAACTTAACAGGCTGGGGTTATACGATCATAGGCGGAGCGCTTGCGTTAACTGTTTTTAACCTTCCTGTCATGGTGCGTGTGACAGAAGACGCGATCCGTTCAGTCCCTAAAGATCTGAAGGAAGCCTCTCTCGCTTTAGGTGTATCACGCTGGCATACCGTAAAAACAGTTTTAATTCCAAGTGCGATTCCTTCTATCATCACAGGAGCAATTTTAGCGTCAGGAAGGGTGTTCGGGGAAGCGGCCGCATTATTATTTACGGCAGGCCTGACAACACCGCGTCTTAATTTTACGGAGTGGAACCCGTTTTCGGAAACATCACCGCTTAATATTTTCAGGCCCGCTGAAACACTTGCGGTCCACATTTGGAACGTCAATACACAAGGAATGATTCCGGATGCTGAAGCGATTGCCAACGGTGGTTCTGCCGTGCTGGTGATTTCTGTTCTTGTGTTTAATCTCGCGGCGAGATGGCTTGGCACGATGATCTACAAAAAGCTTACGGCAAATTAG
- the pbpA gene encoding transpeptidase (penicillin-binding protein 2A) (Evidence 1a: Function from experimental evidences in the studied strain; PubMedId: 9139922, 9851991, 12896990, 17307860; Product type e: enzyme) — protein sequence MRRNKPKKQNHKEKKKSLPIRLNILFLAAFVIFTWIIVELGIKQIVQGDDYKNQANKQEQSEVSSAVPRGKIYDRNFNAIVTNKALNAITYTRSKSTTQEQRLKIAKKLSDMIKVDTKKVTERDKKDYWILTRPKEAKKLISSKERQQVEDKKISDDDLYQLQLKRITDKQLNELTDKDMQILAIKRQMDSGYALTPQYIKNEDVSAKEMAVVSEHLDELPGVDVTSDWEREYPYKNLLRSVLGSVSSSNEGLPSNLLDHYLSLGYSRNDRVGKSYLEYQYESLLQGQKAKVENITDSKGNVTGTKTVSEGKAGKDLVLTIDIDLQKSVEKIIEKKLKAAKARPSTELLDRAFVVMMDPRNGEVLTMAGKQIKRENGAYKFDDYALGAMTSSYAMGSAVKGATVLTGLQTGAINLNTVFKDEPLYIGQDKRGKKSWQNLGPVGIQTALEKSSNVFMFKTAIAVGKGEYKPHQALPLDTSAFDTFRNYFSQFGLGVKTGIDLPNEMTGYKGTSRLSGFLLDFAIGQYDTYTPLELAQYVSTIANGGYRMKPQLVKEVRDSNAKKGIGAVVDSVQPEVLNKVDMKSSYIEEVQAGFRRVATKGTAAGQLASASYKPAAKTGTAQSFYDGPDKSKTGTDTYNTTLVAYAPADNPEIAISVVVPWTYIDYNQRYSITNEIGREVMDKYFELKSKQDKEGTQQKNKDKIEENAENTTSSDN from the coding sequence ATGAGGAGAAATAAACCAAAAAAGCAAAATCATAAAGAGAAAAAGAAGTCGCTTCCGATCCGGCTGAATATTTTATTTTTAGCTGCCTTTGTTATATTTACCTGGATTATTGTGGAACTGGGCATCAAGCAGATCGTGCAAGGTGATGATTACAAAAACCAAGCGAATAAGCAGGAACAAAGTGAAGTCAGCTCAGCGGTACCACGCGGGAAAATTTATGATCGAAACTTTAATGCCATTGTGACAAATAAGGCTTTAAATGCAATCACATACACGAGATCTAAATCGACCACGCAAGAACAGCGCTTAAAGATCGCAAAAAAGCTGTCTGACATGATCAAAGTCGATACAAAAAAAGTAACAGAACGGGATAAAAAAGATTATTGGATTTTGACTAGACCGAAAGAAGCGAAAAAGCTCATTAGCTCTAAAGAAAGACAGCAGGTTGAAGACAAAAAAATATCCGATGACGATTTATACCAGCTTCAGCTAAAACGGATTACTGATAAGCAGCTGAATGAATTGACGGATAAAGATATGCAGATCCTTGCTATCAAAAGACAGATGGATTCGGGCTATGCATTGACCCCTCAATATATCAAAAACGAAGATGTATCAGCGAAGGAAATGGCAGTGGTAAGTGAACATTTAGACGAACTGCCAGGTGTTGATGTCACGTCCGATTGGGAACGTGAATATCCTTATAAAAACCTTCTTCGCTCAGTGCTCGGAAGTGTTTCCAGCTCTAATGAAGGATTGCCGTCCAACTTGCTCGACCATTATCTGTCGCTTGGCTACAGCCGAAATGACAGGGTCGGAAAAAGCTATCTGGAATACCAATATGAAAGCCTTCTGCAGGGCCAAAAAGCAAAAGTCGAAAATATCACAGATTCAAAAGGCAATGTCACGGGAACAAAAACGGTATCTGAAGGCAAAGCCGGGAAAGATCTTGTACTAACAATTGATATTGATTTGCAAAAATCAGTGGAAAAAATTATTGAGAAAAAACTTAAAGCTGCTAAAGCAAGACCTAGTACCGAATTGTTGGATCGTGCATTCGTTGTCATGATGGACCCTAGAAACGGCGAAGTGCTGACAATGGCAGGGAAGCAGATTAAACGAGAAAATGGAGCCTATAAGTTTGATGATTATGCATTAGGAGCCATGACTTCATCCTACGCTATGGGATCAGCTGTAAAAGGTGCAACCGTTTTGACCGGTCTTCAAACTGGAGCGATTAATTTGAATACTGTATTTAAGGATGAACCATTGTATATCGGCCAGGATAAAAGAGGGAAAAAATCTTGGCAAAACTTAGGGCCGGTTGGTATTCAAACTGCATTAGAGAAGTCATCAAACGTTTTTATGTTTAAAACAGCAATTGCAGTTGGTAAAGGTGAATATAAACCTCACCAAGCATTGCCTTTGGATACTTCTGCATTTGATACCTTCAGAAATTATTTCAGTCAATTTGGATTAGGAGTAAAAACAGGAATTGATCTACCAAATGAAATGACGGGATATAAAGGTACAAGCAGATTATCTGGTTTCTTGCTTGATTTCGCCATTGGACAGTATGATACTTATACACCGCTGGAATTGGCTCAATATGTCTCCACCATAGCAAATGGTGGCTACCGCATGAAGCCTCAGCTTGTAAAGGAAGTCAGAGATTCAAATGCGAAAAAAGGGATCGGCGCAGTCGTTGATTCTGTTCAGCCTGAAGTATTGAATAAAGTCGATATGAAGAGTAGCTATATTGAAGAGGTCCAAGCCGGTTTTAGACGGGTTGCCACTAAAGGGACAGCTGCAGGTCAACTGGCTTCAGCATCGTATAAACCAGCTGCAAAAACAGGAACAGCCCAATCATTTTACGACGGACCGGATAAATCAAAAACAGGAACAGACACTTATAATACGACGCTTGTGGCTTATGCACCAGCTGACAATCCTGAGATTGCTATTTCTGTCGTAGTTCCTTGGACTTACATTGATTACAATCAAAGATACTCAATTACAAACGAAATCGGCAGGGAAGTAATGGATAAATATTTTGAGCTGAAATCGAAGCAGGACAAAGAAGGTACTCAGCAAAAGAATAAAGACAAAATTGAAGAAAATGCAGAAAACACAACGTCTTCTGATAACTAA